The Perca flavescens isolate YP-PL-M2 chromosome 8, PFLA_1.0, whole genome shotgun sequence DNA window TTTTTATTCCCAGCGTTCTCTACTTCTCATGGCACCGCTATGAGCATCAAAAATTCTGGCCTCAACTTAGAGAATCAGACTATGACAGTGTTGGCAAAGAGAAAGGGGCAGGATTCAATATAAATGTCCCATGGAACAAAGTAAGTAACCAAACAAATActtgaagttattgtaaatcCTTTTTGAATTTGTTAGGCCTTCTTTTAAAAATGCTGCTTGCTTTATCTTTGCCTCACTTTTGTATTGACTGAAAAACATAATAGTGTAATAAGAGTAAAAACTTTATGGAGTTTCTGCTTTAACAGTAATATAAATTGTCTTTTGAAAAAATTGAAGAAGAAATTGGtataaaaagatattttttaataaataacaattaaGGCTCATGTTCACTATTCATAACCTTAATCGGTTAATCAAAgaataattaaatgtattacattttcaaattatgATAAATTCATATCATAAGTTAACAGAGCCCAATGTGCTTTCTTAGTCTGACCACCAAGTAAAATATGCAGTTAGGAACAAATGAGCAGCTttactgatttttattttttataaagctGAAACCAGAAAATGTTGCGGTATTTTTGCATTCATAATGTGAAACCTTAAATCTGATCTCAGATTAGCTTTGATGGTTTATGTTCACAcgtttgtgtgtatgaatgtttttttataaacattatatatatatatatatatatatatatatataagttaacAGAGCCCAATGTGCTTtcttagtatatatatatatatatatatatatatatatatgtatgtatgtatgtatgtatgtatgtatgtatgtatgtatgtatatgtatgtatgtatgtatgtatgtatgtatatatatatatatatatatatatatatatgtatgtatgtatgtatgtatgtatgtatgtatgtatgtatgtatgtatgtatgtatgtatgtatgtatgtatgtatgtatgtatgtatgtatatatatatatatatatatatatatatatatatatatatatatatatatatatatatatatatatatatatatatatatatatatatatatgtatgtatgtatgtatgtatatatatatatatatatatatatatatatgtatatgtatgtatgtatgtatatatatatatatatgtgtatatgtatgtatgtatatatgtgtatatatgtatgtatgtatatatatgtgtatatgtatgtatatatatatgtgtatatatgtatatgtatgtatatatatatatatgtgtatatgtatgtatatatatatgtgtatatgtatgtatatatatatgtgtatatgtatgtatatatgtatgtgtatatgtatatgtatgtatatatgtatgtatatgtatgtatatatgtatgtatgtgataTTTCAGGTGGGAATGAAGAACAGTGACTATCTTTCAGTCTTCTGTCACATCCTTCTGCCAGTCGCATACGAGGTAAGCCGTTTTGGAGAATTTACGTTTTGCAGATACTGATGTGTTGGAGATTATTTATGTCAATGTATGATTAATTTTGTGATTCTTCGTCACAGTTTAGCCCAGACTTGGTCCTGGTGTGTGCAGGCTTTGACTCAGCCATCGGTGACCCAGAGGTACTGCAGATTTCTTTGTATGCTGACCTTACACTCAGTGGCCGCTTTATTACAATGTAGGTATTACTGCAATTCAATACAACAGCTCTGCCAAAAATTCTACTTTACGAAGTTTATAATGTTCTGTTTTTGGAGACATTGGCGGAAATGTGTAAATTTAATTATATGTTTATTATTCAGGTCATAGTTAAAGGTGGTGTTGTACTGGACTATGTTATGTTGagagttgtttttatttataatgtcCTTTACATACTTGAGGGATCACAACATTAGAAACACCTCTGAATATAATGCAGTCCAGTACATCATCACTAACTATGCCCTTGTTAAACTAAAACATACAATTGAATTAACACGTCCGTGACAATGTCACAAAAACTTGAACATTATAGGAATCATAAAAGTAAGAGTTTATGGCAAAACAgttttgttgtattgtattagATTTTACAGGTATTGCTAATGAAGTGGCCACTGAGTGTACATAGCATCATATGCTTGTTTACCCCTTGCACTTATGTCTCGTTGCCCTTTAATCTCACGACTTGTGAGTACTGTAAAACTCTGTGTCCAGTCTGTTTGCCATCATTGGCACAATATATGGTAAACTGACTGCAGTGGGTCTTTATTTTCAGGGTGAAATGTGTGCCAGCCCGGACATCTTTGCCCACCTCACTCACCTCCTGATGAACCTCGCAGGAGGGAAACTGTGTGCTGTGCTGGAGGTCAGGCCGCAGatacaacacaaacatacatgtaCATATTGCTACCATCTTGTTGGGGGAAcatttggttttaaaatgttttattgtgtgcatgttttcCAGGGAGGATACAACTTGACTTCCCTCCCCCAGTCTGTGTGTCAAACAGTTCAAACTTTGCTTGGAGATCCTGCACCTCGACCTGCAAATCTCGATGGTCCCtgtgaaaggtgtgtgtgtgtgtgtgtctgtgtgtgtgtgtctgtctgtgtgtgtgtgtctgtgtaaaaaTAAGGTTATTTTTGTCTTTCCAGTGCACTTGAGTCCCTTCACTGTGCCCGATCAGCTCATAAGCAGTACTGGTCCTGCCTCAAACATGCAGGTATAACATCCACATTCTTCTTTTTGAGCTATTCCTTAAAAGAGTAGCCTTCCCACCCCCCCCTGCATTTataacccacaatgcaacttggCCACTACAGTGCGGCCTGAGACTCAGGTGTGTTATGCGAGTATCGGCTAATGTAGCCTTGAACTGCTAGCCTCAGTCAGAGATGACGTTTATATTTGCTGCTTCATCAAATAATTCCCTACTCCTTTCTCCAGCTGAGCTGCCCACCTCTGATGTCACCACAAAGCGCGTTAAAttagcagaagaagaagaagataagCTTAAGAAGGTAGAAGAGGAGAAAATTGCAGAGGAAGAGGTGTGGCCAGAGCCTCCGAAACGTGTCGCTCCTGCTCTCCGCACTGCTTTAGTCCTCCCTAATGGCGTGGCTTGCCCAGACGGATGTAAACGCTTCAGCTCATCAGAGGACCCGGTTCTAATCAACAAACTGAGGTTACATTTTTCATAGCAATAAACTTTATATGTTATTATTGACACAGGAAGTTTATCATCGGAGAGCTGAGTTTAAAAggctatttattattattattattattattattattattattattattattaaaaaatgtgtttgtttttcacaataAGGGAGAATTTCCTCAAAGATGCAGATGACAACGATGCTCTCACAACCCTCTCCAGTCTTATTGCCCTTGTAGAGAAAATGGAGAGGAATGAGGTACGGTCTGGATGTTATTTGTCTTCTCCTTCATGTGCTGTGCTGTGATGTGATCTGCTTTTCCGATCTGCCTACATGAGCTCCAGGCTGATGTCATTATATTTAATTACTGCCTCTCAGATCTGCAATGGCTTGGCGCTGGTCCCTGACGTCTCCGTGGCGataatgtgtgttgtccagcATGCTGCAACTGCTCTCCGCAACAGGTATAGCAATGTGGATCTAATCCACATGGACAGAGACTATGTTTTAATATTACTGAGATAGAAAAGCATGCCTCCTTACAGGAAACATCCACCCTTAAAGGAAtagcgtttttccattacatggtacctgctcgactcccCTCGACTCGACGCACTGTGCGTCTGCTTTCCATTGCcgattttagtaccgcctcagcgtggctggtcatcaTAGCGGCGCATAACTGCCTCGATCTATCGCGACACACATACAGAACGTCGatggtgtgttgttgttgccacagccagaagacacattttgtttcaaatgaagctggaggcagcaaaaaaaaaacaacccacagCTGGCTatttaaaactatttaaaaatggcgggtttgttcaggacacctccctctgtcgctttcacgtcaccttttggtatcgcctcagctcgcttggaacctcgactgaggtggtactaaaaaagtacctgttggcaccATGTAATGGAATAGCACCATTTGAAgtactttatttttactttggtAGTTTTTACTTGGTAGTTAGATGTTGTGTactctaaatatgacgctaaagctaggagatggttagcttagcttagcataaagactgtaaaTGGGGGAAATAACATGTTATAGTGAGCTTAAAGGGTGCTGGTAAATTTTTTTAACCTCggacaaagccaggctagctgttatcCCCCCTGTTtcaagtctttatgctaagctaagctaactagcggctggctgtagcttcatgttTGATAGAcaaatatgagagtggtatcgatctttttatctgactctcagcaagaaaacgACTAAATGTATTTCCCACGTcgattttttaaaaatgtttatagGCTAagctgttttgagttttgtggaCTTTgttatttggtttatttttctcatttgtGGTGCGGCCAATTGAAGGGATTTCAGCTTCAAATACAGTTTATACGAGATGAAAGTTTCCTTTACAGAACAAGCTGACTTAACTGAATATGAGTAAATCAGTCTGATTTAATACGGCTTTCTCCTCATGCAGGGTTTTGGTCGTGTGTGTTGGAGACGCGGTGGTCTCGAGTCACGGGACAGAGGAAGGGTGACTATCATTTGTGTGTCCCTAAATTAGACTGTGATTAAAAACGTGTACCCCtttgagcaaataaaaaaagacatctgTCCCCAACATGATGACAGAAATCTTTCCATCTTTAGGAAAACACTTGTGGTGCAGTTCAGCAACAAGGAGCCAGAGGAACAGATATGCAAATATCACATTCCTGTGTGTCTGAAGAAGGTACTGTGTATTACAGTAGTAGAAATCACAATTCAGAGCATTTATCAAGTCATATTTTCTGTGTGCATGCAATACTGTACTGGATGCTAAAGCCCTATTCGCACGGGGCTATTACCCGTGGACCTCTTGTGCTTTAGAAATTAACTTGACAAATTACGGATATGGCAGATTCGCAcaggattaagatcacagacgaCCTCtgcaattattacaaattactAGAGGTCCCCAGGTAATACTAGTCCCATGCCAATAGGGCTTAACTCGGTATTGCCTATATGATCATATTATGACTTCTCATATCAAGATATTGTGCCCAAaagatgtctaaaaaaaaaaagtaatgtatatcaattcaattttatttatagtgtcaaattgagttatcttgagacactttacagatagactaggtctagaccacactctataatttacaaagacccaacaattccagtaattcccacaagagcaaacatttagtgcgacagtggcaaggaaaaacccccttttagggagaaacctcagacagacccggtgccgtgtgtgtgtgtgtgtatgtgtatatatacatacatacatacatacacacacacacacacatttaagttTTTGTTTTAGGTTTTTGGCcactaaaacacaatttaacctttttaatttaacataatgaacacaaacaatttttttacaaTGTACTTTGGAATAGTTCACTAAATATTGAAATAATACTGTGAGTGTTTTATGTGCGGgggatgtttgtgtttgttaaatgaCAGATGTGAACACATCCCAAGTGTGTTTGCTTGTCCTCCTACAGGGCTGCAGTGACGTGTCAGGGTTTACACAGGCTGTGTTGGGCCTCCTTCTGCCTCTGGGATATGAGTATGACCCCAGTCTGGTTCTGTTGGCTCGCACGCCAGATAGCGGGCTGTGCGACAGTGTGTGGCAACAACTAACAGGCCTGCTGCAGGGCATCGCACAAGGACACACACTGGTACTCATGCAGGTaagaaggagaagaggaggaagtaTAAGTGTTTatcttttgctttgtttttggggaGGTTTAGATGGCAGGTGTTCTACTTTAGTGGTCAGTAATTTTGTCATTTCAGGAATGTGAGACATCACGTGTCGGCCCCACAGCCTCCTGTCTCTCCGGGGACGCTGCCCCCTCTCTAGGGAAGCTTCATGCTCCTCTACCAGAGGACATGGAGGCACTGGAGAGACTGAGACACAGACTGCAGGTGGACTGGAAGCTACTGCAGACTACAGGTGAGTTCACAACAGCAGCATCACATAATAACATTACTCATAATGTGACATCAACTGAATTTAAGATTTACCTGTACTACATTAATTGGAACTTCTTTCTCCTAAAAACAGCACCAGAGACTGGAGGAGGTGATGAGAACTGAAGCCAATCCTGCTTCTTTTTTGTCATGAAGTCAGTTGAAGCACGTTAATCAAATGTCTTAATAAAatgttgtatatttttttttgccaggttTTATTGTCCAAATGATGCTTTTATCATTCACACTGTGCcctaaaataaattgtatttttaaaacGGCATAATCAAAATGAATCAAAATATTGTCATATCATGATTGATTGTCACATTGATTTACGGTGCTTTTGATGCACACATTAACAACTCAATCTAAATAATTCATCTTTTCTGATCTtgttaaaaatatgtttacatgaGTAATGTCCATCAATACTGGACATAATGGTTTGTGTTATAAATTATGATGCGattgagattttttttccatcgATAACTCAAACCTATTTCTGTTTGAATTTATCTTAAATCTTTGTTGTCAAAAGTTAAccttttttctcatttatttgtTGTTATACTATGATGATTACTGTCGTTAATTTCGTAAAAGTAAAGAATATagtaagtacaattttgagatactacatttatttcacCGCTATAGGTAATTACTTTTCATATTAAGTTTTACGCACAAAACATGATCAGTTGCTCTGTTAAAGAATAAACTAACCAAAAGTAAATCCTCGACCAACTTCTGCACTGCTTACATTAATTACGGCATCATTAATAACGAttcaaaattataataatataactgaTGGAgaccattctgcataatgagtacttttaaaACTATGTgcatttagctgataatacttttgtactttacatttttaatgcattGAATGGACTTTTACTTTTTAGGTATTTCTATAGTGTAGTGCTGCTATTTTTACCTAAATGGTCACAATACTTATTCCACCATTTGTAAACTCTTACTAGCTTTTAGAGGATtttcaaaaaactaatttcatGGTCTTTATTTCTTGAAAAGCTCTGTAAACTAGATTGAGATTAGTTTATCTTCACTGGAtagttatgtatttattatcattgtaaatgtatttaacattaaaacattcaaatacATAAAATCATGTTGGTTTACTGTCTATTTTTAAGGCGACCAGACTTGATCAACCCTGACCCTGTTCATCATCCTGCCGTTAGGAGGCGCTGTGGGGCGAACCGTCAGTGAAcattgaagaagaaaaagcttTTACTCGCATCACATGTGAGTCATTCGTCTGTGTTGATGCCTGATTCCCGACCAGCGCTGCTTTCCTCAGTCTGCATGTGAATTCGGTGTCTTCTTTAT harbors:
- the hdac10 gene encoding polyamine deacetylase HDAC10 isoform X1 produces the protein MKMGTALIYDEEMTKYKLLWVDPACKIEVPERLTVSHEALMKSGLADRCVSVPVREAMDADILLVHSEEYLEVVKKTPYMTLEDLQEFTLQYGDVYFHPNIYHCAKLAAGAALQLVDSVMTGKVRNGMALVRPPGHHSMRSAANGFCVFNNVAIAARYAKQQYGVKRVLIVDWDVHHGQGVQYCFEDDPSVLYFSWHRYEHQKFWPQLRESDYDSVGKEKGAGFNINVPWNKVGMKNSDYLSVFCHILLPVAYEFSPDLVLVCAGFDSAIGDPEGEMCASPDIFAHLTHLLMNLAGGKLCAVLEGGYNLTSLPQSVCQTVQTLLGDPAPRPANLDGPCESALESLHCARSAHKQYWSCLKHAAELPTSDVTTKRVKLAEEEEDKLKKVEEEKIAEEEVWPEPPKRVAPALRTALVLPNGVACPDGCKRFSSSEDPVLINKLRENFLKDADDNDALTTLSSLIALVEKMERNEICNGLALVPDVSVAIMCVVQHAATALRNRVLVVCVGDAVVSSHGTEEGKTLVVQFSNKEPEEQICKYHIPVCLKKGCSDVSGFTQAVLGLLLPLGYEYDPSLVLLARTPDSGLCDSVWQQLTGLLQGIAQGHTLVLMQECETSRVGPTASCLSGDAAPSLGKLHAPLPEDMEALERLRHRLQVDWKLLQTTAPETGGGDEN
- the hdac10 gene encoding polyamine deacetylase HDAC10 isoform X2 produces the protein MKSGLADRCVSVPVREAMDADILLVHSEEYLEVVKKTPYMTLEDLQEFTLQYGDVYFHPNIYHCAKLAAGAALQLVDSVMTGKVRNGMALVRPPGHHSMRSAANGFCVFNNVAIAARYAKQQYGVKRVLIVDWDVHHGQGVQYCFEDDPSVLYFSWHRYEHQKFWPQLRESDYDSVGKEKGAGFNINVPWNKVGMKNSDYLSVFCHILLPVAYEFSPDLVLVCAGFDSAIGDPEGEMCASPDIFAHLTHLLMNLAGGKLCAVLEGGYNLTSLPQSVCQTVQTLLGDPAPRPANLDGPCESALESLHCARSAHKQYWSCLKHAAELPTSDVTTKRVKLAEEEEDKLKKVEEEKIAEEEVWPEPPKRVAPALRTALVLPNGVACPDGCKRFSSSEDPVLINKLRENFLKDADDNDALTTLSSLIALVEKMERNEICNGLALVPDVSVAIMCVVQHAATALRNRVLVVCVGDAVVSSHGTEEGKTLVVQFSNKEPEEQICKYHIPVCLKKGCSDVSGFTQAVLGLLLPLGYEYDPSLVLLARTPDSGLCDSVWQQLTGLLQGIAQGHTLVLMQECETSRVGPTASCLSGDAAPSLGKLHAPLPEDMEALERLRHRLQVDWKLLQTTAPETGGGDEN